The proteins below come from a single Micromonospora citrea genomic window:
- a CDS encoding DUF5925 domain-containing protein: MRTTPDADEAPGAGIPSMLQYDDADTPCDVIDALVLADFVTGRHPWSHTVRLSRVRPDAPLTAPDGRLLRTAVENRQRSRLLAGDGWTARVVTWKGRGAEVTVTAVTEEIGQAAIDRIVDGAAEPEDPGAGRIGFWHQNPRRGSQRDVRAIAAPEWAQIRANYAAAARTALDGLMATAPEHLAGRLVLLHGAPGTGKTTALRALARSWRDWCQVDAVLDPDVLFADPAYLSEVAVGDEDGEHGTGRRWRLLILEDCDELIRGEAKQAAGQALSRLLNLTDGLLGQGREVLVAITTNEDLSRLHPAVVRPGRCLARIEVGPLSYAEATGWLGTSAGVPPQGATLAELYALRAGTPATPAAPPTIGGYL; encoded by the coding sequence CCCTGCGACGTCATCGACGCGCTGGTCCTGGCGGACTTCGTCACCGGACGGCATCCCTGGTCGCACACGGTCCGGCTCTCCCGGGTGCGCCCCGACGCGCCGCTGACCGCCCCCGACGGGCGGCTGCTGCGTACGGCTGTGGAGAACCGGCAACGGTCCCGCCTGCTGGCCGGTGACGGCTGGACGGCCCGGGTGGTGACCTGGAAGGGGCGGGGCGCCGAGGTGACGGTCACGGCGGTGACCGAGGAGATCGGTCAGGCGGCGATCGACCGGATCGTCGACGGCGCCGCCGAACCGGAGGACCCGGGCGCCGGCCGGATCGGCTTCTGGCACCAGAATCCGCGCCGGGGCAGCCAGCGGGACGTGCGGGCCATCGCCGCGCCGGAGTGGGCGCAGATCCGGGCCAACTACGCCGCCGCGGCGCGTACCGCCCTCGACGGGCTGATGGCGACCGCCCCGGAGCACCTCGCCGGCCGGCTGGTGCTGCTGCACGGGGCGCCGGGCACGGGGAAGACCACGGCGCTGCGCGCTCTCGCCCGCTCCTGGCGCGACTGGTGCCAGGTCGACGCCGTGCTCGACCCGGACGTGCTCTTCGCGGACCCGGCGTACCTGTCCGAAGTGGCGGTCGGTGACGAGGACGGCGAGCACGGCACGGGTCGCCGGTGGCGGCTGCTCATCCTGGAGGACTGCGACGAGCTGATCCGGGGCGAGGCGAAGCAGGCCGCCGGCCAGGCGCTGTCCCGGCTGCTCAACCTCACCGACGGGCTGCTCGGGCAGGGACGAGAGGTGCTCGTCGCGATCACCACGAACGAGGACCTGTCCCGGCTGCACCCGGCGGTGGTCCGCCCGGGGCGCTGCCTGGCCCGGATCGAGGTCGGCCCGCTGTCGTACGCGGAGGCGACCGGTTGGCTCGGCACGTCGGCGGGGGTGCCGCCGCAGGGCGCCACGCTCGCCGAGCTGTACGCGCTGCGGGCGGGCACGCCGGCCACGCCGGCCGCCCCGCCCACGATCGGCGGCTATCTCTGA